The following proteins are co-located in the Flammeovirga kamogawensis genome:
- the gatA gene encoding Asp-tRNA(Asn)/Glu-tRNA(Gln) amidotransferase subunit GatA encodes MTMYKAFEEIKTAITEGSTSCEALVKGYLARIEEKKHLNVWNEVYTEEALQKAKEVDAKIAKGNAGRLAGMVVGLKDVIAYKDHGLQASSNMLDGYVSPFSATATDRLLAEDAIIIGRQSCDEFAMGSSNENSAFGVVKNNIDETRVPGGSSGASAVAVSDDHCLVSLGSDTGGSVRQPAAFTGTVGLKPTYSRISRWGLIAYASSFDTIGVIANNVPDASLVLEIIAGQDENDATVSQKEVPAYSKTVEEKPKEKLKIAYFKETVESEHLNKEISKKTFDKIEALRAEGHEVEGIEFPLLDYLLPTYYILTTAEASTNLERFDGVRYGHRTKENVDLEGLYKKSRSEGFGTEVKRRIMLGTFVLSASYYDAYFSKAQKVRRMIKESTEKILSEYDFILMPTTSTPSFEIGKYGENNLLELYLGDLYTVHASLAGLPAISIPNGEDKDGLTIGLQIMANRFEEEKMLSFSQYVSQL; translated from the coding sequence ATGACAATGTATAAGGCATTTGAAGAAATAAAAACTGCAATTACTGAGGGTTCTACAAGTTGTGAAGCTCTAGTAAAAGGTTACTTAGCAAGAATTGAAGAGAAAAAGCACCTAAACGTGTGGAATGAAGTGTATACTGAAGAAGCTTTACAAAAAGCTAAAGAAGTAGATGCTAAAATAGCGAAAGGAAATGCAGGTAGATTAGCAGGGATGGTTGTTGGTCTAAAAGATGTGATTGCTTACAAAGATCATGGTTTACAGGCTTCAAGTAATATGCTTGATGGATATGTATCTCCTTTTTCTGCAACTGCAACAGACAGATTACTTGCTGAAGATGCAATTATTATTGGAAGACAAAGTTGTGATGAGTTTGCAATGGGCTCTTCTAACGAGAATTCTGCTTTTGGTGTAGTAAAAAATAATATTGATGAAACGCGTGTGCCTGGTGGATCTTCTGGAGCATCTGCAGTTGCAGTTTCTGATGATCATTGTTTAGTTTCTTTAGGTTCTGATACGGGTGGATCTGTAAGACAACCAGCAGCTTTTACAGGAACAGTAGGTTTAAAGCCAACATATTCGAGAATTTCTAGATGGGGTTTAATTGCGTATGCTTCTTCTTTTGATACAATTGGAGTGATTGCTAACAATGTACCCGATGCATCTTTAGTTTTAGAAATAATTGCTGGTCAGGATGAAAATGACGCAACAGTTTCTCAGAAAGAGGTTCCTGCTTATAGCAAAACCGTAGAAGAGAAACCAAAGGAAAAATTAAAAATAGCTTACTTTAAAGAAACTGTAGAAAGTGAGCACTTAAATAAAGAAATCAGTAAGAAAACATTTGATAAAATTGAAGCTTTACGTGCAGAAGGACATGAAGTAGAAGGTATCGAATTTCCATTACTAGATTATTTGTTACCTACTTATTATATCTTAACAACAGCAGAAGCAAGTACAAATTTAGAACGTTTCGATGGAGTGAGATATGGTCATAGAACTAAAGAAAATGTAGATTTAGAAGGATTGTATAAGAAATCTAGATCAGAAGGCTTTGGTACAGAAGTAAAGCGTAGAATAATGTTAGGTACATTTGTACTTTCAGCAAGTTATTATGATGCTTATTTTTCTAAGGCACAAAAGGTACGTCGTATGATTAAAGAATCAACAGAAAAAATTCTTTCTGAATATGATTTTATTTTAATGCCAACTACCTCTACTCCCTCTTTTGAAATAGGTAAATATGGTGAAAACAATCTGTTAGAGCTGTATTTAGGCGATTTGTATACCGTACATGCATCATTAGCAGGTTTACCAGCTATCTCAATTCCAAATGGAGAGGATAAAGATGGATTAACAATTGGCTTACAAATTATGGCAAACCGTTTCGAAGAAGAAAAAATGTTGTCATTCTCTCAGTATGTATCTCAATTATAG
- the cysD gene encoding sulfate adenylyltransferase subunit CysD, translated as MSNYQLSHLDELEAEAIYVLREVFAQFQNPALLFSGGKDSITVAHLAKKAFYPAKIPFTFLHVDTGHNFPETIKFRDDLIQDLGVRLAVGSVQEAIEDGRVIEETGANASRNALQITTLLDITEKENFDVLIGGGRRDEEKARAKERFFSHRDEFGQWDPKRQRPELWNLFNGKYSQGEHFRAFPISNWTEFDVWQYILREKIEIPSLYLAHERDVIWRDNTWLPVSEFTVLREGEKIERKKIRFRTLGDITITGGIESDADTVEKVVEEVSAMRQTERGNRSDDKRSETSMEDRKKEGYF; from the coding sequence ATGAGTAATTATCAACTTTCACATTTGGACGAGTTGGAAGCTGAAGCAATTTATGTACTAAGAGAAGTATTTGCTCAGTTCCAAAATCCAGCACTTCTATTCTCAGGAGGGAAAGACTCTATTACTGTCGCTCACTTAGCGAAAAAGGCGTTTTACCCTGCTAAAATTCCTTTTACTTTTCTTCATGTAGATACAGGACATAACTTCCCTGAAACAATTAAATTCCGTGATGATCTAATTCAAGATCTAGGCGTTCGTTTAGCGGTAGGTTCTGTTCAAGAAGCTATTGAAGATGGTAGAGTTATTGAAGAAACTGGTGCCAATGCTAGTAGAAATGCTCTTCAAATTACTACACTATTAGATATTACTGAAAAAGAAAATTTTGATGTACTAATTGGTGGTGGTCGTAGAGATGAAGAAAAAGCACGTGCAAAAGAACGTTTCTTCTCTCACCGTGATGAGTTTGGGCAATGGGACCCAAAACGTCAACGTCCAGAATTATGGAACTTATTTAACGGAAAATACAGCCAAGGAGAACACTTTAGAGCGTTCCCAATTTCTAACTGGACTGAATTTGATGTTTGGCAATATATCTTGAGAGAAAAAATTGAGATTCCTTCTCTTTATTTAGCACACGAAAGAGATGTGATTTGGAGAGACAACACTTGGTTGCCTGTTTCTGAATTTACAGTACTTCGCGAAGGTGAAAAAATTGAGCGTAAGAAAATTCGTTTCAGAACATTAGGCGATATTACTATTACTGGTGGTATTGAATCTGATGCGGATACTGTAGAAAAAGTTGTTGAAGAAGTATCTGCTATGCGTCAAACTGAACGTGGTAACAGATCTGACGACAAACGTTCGGAAACTTCTATGGAAGACCGTAAGAAAGAAGGTTATTTCTAA
- a CDS encoding twin-arginine translocase TatA/TatE family subunit: MELNSILLFGMPGGFEWIIIGLVVLLLFGAKRIPELARGLGSGIREFKDAKSQISDEIEKGIKEEEKKEDK, translated from the coding sequence ATGGAATTGAATTCAATTTTGTTATTCGGCATGCCAGGTGGTTTCGAATGGATAATCATTGGTTTGGTTGTTCTTTTGCTTTTCGGTGCTAAACGTATTCCTGAACTAGCTCGTGGTTTAGGAAGTGGAATCAGAGAGTTTAAAGACGCTAAAAGTCAGATCTCAGATGAGATTGAAAAAGGCATAAAAGAAGAGGAGAAGAAAGAAGATAAGTAA
- the dnaG gene encoding DNA primase: MIPQETVEEIKRTLDIVEVVEDFVTLKKKGKSWIGLCPFHVDSSPSMYVTPSMNLYKCFSCGASGDAIKFVQEKEGLNYVESLKYLAAKYGIKIIEKKRSPEEEEKHKRRESIYLTMNYAKDFFMRTMQTSQEGKSLGLGYFKNRGYNGDTINKFDLGYSLDAWDALEKSAFEKGYTETSLELAGLRSENEKGKKYDRFRGRVMFPIHDLSGRVIAFGARTLKKDGKPKYLNSPETEIYHKSDALYGIYHAKDALRIKDRCYLVEGYTDVISLNQSGIENVVASSGTALTEGQIKQIKRFTNNVTAVFDGDAAGLKAAIRGVDMLLEQGLNVRVVRLPEGEDPDSYCTQLGGTKFAEFLKDAETDFILFAAKLYNEEAKNDPLNKAEKVREVLKSIVKIPDTIQQEIFIKECATVFDISVDGLIKELNALTKREIERIEKEKTRARRPYENPNGAGSSGLPPSTPPPNMPSDLPPPPMDNFGDVPPPSFAPEFDIPEPHFDGENGYLPPLGPQEIPNSDQKDETSSRSTTGNRLSKLGIHEEEFIRILLLYGGAYVDDKVGYIYEYLFNELGSMMLEDEFCQQILVDYKNETAMGEVPSVNHFKEKYSSEKDRKTLQRITDLNEEHKPSDEWFKRHRIMIPTMDENIGRLAYNSLLHYKLTYLSDLIDQCNTGLLEAEKNGNDEKMMEALQLLTLLVQQRKDIATELGITIKL; encoded by the coding sequence ATGATACCTCAGGAAACCGTAGAAGAAATAAAAAGAACGTTAGACATTGTTGAAGTTGTCGAAGATTTTGTTACCCTAAAAAAGAAGGGTAAATCATGGATTGGACTCTGTCCTTTTCATGTCGATAGTTCGCCATCAATGTATGTAACACCAAGCATGAACCTTTATAAATGCTTTTCTTGTGGTGCTTCTGGGGATGCTATCAAGTTTGTACAAGAAAAAGAAGGTTTAAATTATGTTGAATCTCTAAAATATCTTGCTGCCAAATATGGTATTAAAATTATAGAGAAAAAACGTTCTCCCGAAGAAGAAGAAAAGCATAAACGTAGGGAAAGTATTTACTTAACAATGAATTATGCTAAAGATTTCTTTATGCGAACTATGCAAACTTCACAAGAAGGGAAATCATTAGGTCTAGGATATTTTAAAAATCGAGGGTACAACGGAGACACAATAAATAAGTTTGATTTAGGATATAGTCTTGATGCTTGGGATGCTCTGGAAAAAAGTGCATTCGAAAAAGGATATACTGAAACATCTCTTGAATTAGCAGGTTTACGTTCTGAAAACGAAAAAGGAAAAAAATACGATCGCTTTAGAGGTAGAGTGATGTTTCCTATACATGATCTATCTGGCCGTGTAATTGCCTTTGGAGCACGTACACTCAAAAAAGATGGCAAACCCAAATACCTAAACTCTCCAGAAACAGAAATTTATCATAAAAGTGATGCTCTTTATGGTATTTACCATGCAAAAGATGCCTTACGAATAAAAGATAGATGCTATCTAGTTGAAGGATACACAGATGTTATTTCATTAAATCAATCGGGTATTGAAAATGTTGTTGCATCATCTGGTACCGCTTTAACAGAAGGACAGATAAAACAAATAAAACGCTTTACAAATAATGTAACAGCTGTTTTTGATGGAGATGCTGCTGGTTTAAAAGCTGCTATTCGTGGTGTAGATATGCTTCTTGAACAAGGTTTAAACGTTCGGGTTGTTCGTTTACCTGAAGGAGAAGATCCGGATAGCTATTGTACACAATTAGGGGGAACTAAATTTGCTGAGTTTTTAAAAGATGCAGAAACTGATTTTATTCTTTTTGCTGCAAAACTCTACAATGAAGAAGCTAAAAATGACCCTTTAAATAAAGCTGAAAAAGTTAGAGAAGTACTTAAAAGTATTGTCAAAATACCTGATACAATTCAGCAAGAGATTTTTATAAAAGAATGTGCTACTGTTTTTGATATCTCGGTTGATGGGTTGATAAAAGAACTCAACGCTTTAACAAAAAGGGAGATTGAAAGAATTGAAAAAGAGAAAACAAGAGCTCGTCGTCCGTATGAAAATCCAAATGGAGCAGGATCAAGTGGTCTTCCACCAAGTACTCCTCCTCCAAACATGCCATCTGATTTACCTCCTCCTCCGATGGATAATTTTGGAGATGTACCACCTCCATCTTTCGCTCCTGAATTTGATATTCCAGAACCTCATTTTGATGGCGAAAATGGTTATTTACCACCATTAGGACCTCAAGAAATACCAAATAGTGATCAAAAAGACGAAACTTCTTCTAGATCTACAACTGGTAACCGTTTATCTAAATTAGGTATCCATGAAGAAGAATTTATTAGAATTTTATTACTATACGGTGGAGCTTACGTAGATGATAAAGTTGGTTATATCTACGAGTACCTTTTTAATGAACTAGGTTCAATGATGCTCGAAGATGAGTTTTGCCAACAAATATTAGTTGATTATAAAAATGAAACTGCAATGGGAGAAGTTCCTTCTGTAAATCATTTCAAAGAAAAATATAGTAGTGAGAAAGACCGTAAAACTTTACAAAGAATCACTGATTTAAATGAAGAACATAAACCAAGTGATGAATGGTTTAAACGCCATAGAATTATGATTCCTACTATGGATGAAAACATTGGTAGACTTGCCTATAATTCTCTCTTACATTATAAACTCACTTACCTTTCTGACCTTATAGACCAATGCAATACAGGTTTATTAGAAGCTGAAAAAAATGGGAATGATGAAAAAATGATGGAAGCATTACAACTTTTAACCCTGTTAGTACAGCAAAGAAAAGATATTGCAACAGAACTAGGGATAACAATTAAGCTATAA
- the tyrS gene encoding tyrosine--tRNA ligase — MADIKTNLIEELQWRGMLHDIMPGTEDQLNKEMTTAYVGFDPTADSLHIGHMVSVMLLRHLQKAGHRPLAIVGGATGMIGDPSFKEAERQLLDNEAIQKNIAGMKGQLEKFLDFDCGENSAEILNNYDWFQDFSFIDFAREAGKHLTVNYMMGKESVKKRLASGTGISFTEFTYQLLQGWDFYHLYKTKNCRLQFGGSDQWGNIVTGTELIRRKAQGTAFAATCPLITKADGTKFGKTESGAVWLDPEKTSPYEFYQFWLNVADADAERYIKIFTFLDKEVIDQLIAEHAEAPHLRLLQKRLAEEVTRAVHGQEELDIAISASNILFGKNVTDQLKTLNERTLLQVFDGVMQSEITKADLEGMAEIADLLSTGTQNQLFASKGEAKRMIKGGGISINKAKLQGSELPKDIELLQGKYILAQKGKKNYCLIKVV; from the coding sequence ATGGCAGATATAAAAACAAATCTTATTGAAGAGTTGCAGTGGCGTGGTATGCTGCATGATATAATGCCAGGTACAGAAGACCAATTGAACAAAGAGATGACAACGGCTTATGTAGGTTTTGATCCTACGGCTGATTCTCTTCATATTGGTCATATGGTATCTGTAATGTTATTAAGACATTTACAAAAGGCAGGGCACAGACCTCTAGCTATTGTAGGTGGTGCAACAGGTATGATTGGTGATCCTTCGTTTAAAGAAGCTGAAAGACAACTTTTAGATAATGAAGCAATACAAAAAAATATTGCTGGAATGAAAGGTCAGTTAGAGAAATTCTTAGATTTTGATTGTGGAGAGAACTCAGCAGAGATCTTAAATAACTACGATTGGTTCCAAGATTTTAGTTTTATCGACTTCGCACGTGAAGCTGGTAAACACCTTACAGTGAACTATATGATGGGTAAAGAGTCTGTAAAGAAGCGTTTAGCATCTGGAACAGGTATCTCTTTCACAGAGTTTACTTACCAATTACTACAAGGATGGGATTTCTATCATTTATATAAAACAAAGAACTGTCGTTTACAATTTGGAGGTTCAGACCAATGGGGTAATATTGTTACGGGTACAGAATTAATCCGTCGTAAAGCTCAAGGTACTGCTTTTGCAGCAACATGTCCTTTAATTACTAAAGCAGATGGAACTAAGTTTGGTAAAACAGAAAGTGGTGCAGTTTGGTTAGATCCAGAAAAAACATCGCCTTATGAGTTCTACCAATTCTGGTTAAATGTAGCTGATGCTGATGCTGAACGTTATATTAAAATCTTTACTTTCTTGGATAAAGAAGTTATTGATCAATTAATTGCAGAGCATGCAGAAGCACCTCATTTACGTCTTCTTCAAAAGCGTTTAGCAGAGGAAGTAACAAGAGCTGTACACGGACAAGAAGAATTAGATATTGCTATTTCAGCATCAAATATCTTATTTGGAAAGAATGTTACAGATCAATTAAAAACTTTAAATGAGCGTACTTTACTTCAAGTATTTGATGGAGTAATGCAGTCTGAAATTACTAAAGCTGATTTAGAAGGAATGGCTGAGATTGCTGATTTATTATCAACAGGAACTCAGAACCAATTATTTGCTTCTAAAGGTGAAGCGAAACGTATGATTAAAGGTGGAGGTATTTCAATTAATAAAGCAAAACTTCAAGGAAGTGAATTGCCTAAAGATATTGAATTACTTCAAGGTAAATATATTCTAGCTCAAAAAGGAAAGAAGAATTACTGCTTAATTAAAGTAGTTTAG
- the cysN gene encoding sulfate adenylyltransferase subunit CysN — protein sequence MEILRFTTAGSVDDGKSTLIGRLLYDSKSIFEDQLEQVSATSKRKGLEHVDLSLLTDGLRSEREQGITIDVAYRYFATPKRKFIIADTPGHIQYTRNMVTGASTANLALVLVDARKGLVEQTHRHAFIASLLQIPHLVVCVNKMDLVDYDEEVFNKIQEDFKEFGAKLNLKEIRFVPISALKGDNVVNRSEAMPWYQGETLLHTLETIYISSDNNYIDPRFAVQTIIRPHSDEYHDFRGYAGRVSSGVFRVGDDVVALPSGFTSKVKSILSFDKELKEAYPPQSVTITLEDDIDISRGDMLVRPNNKPQATQDLDVMLCWMDDQPPRPRAKYILMHTTNEARCIIKDIQYKVNINTLSRIEGDKSLAMNDIARVKIRTTKPIMSDPYKSNRVTGSIILVDEATHNTVAAGMIRREK from the coding sequence GTGGAAATACTAAGATTTACAACAGCAGGTAGTGTCGATGACGGAAAAAGTACATTGATAGGCCGTTTATTATATGATTCAAAATCAATTTTTGAAGACCAATTAGAGCAAGTTTCAGCAACATCAAAAAGAAAAGGTCTAGAACATGTAGACTTATCTTTATTAACTGATGGGTTAAGATCTGAAAGAGAGCAAGGTATTACAATTGATGTAGCTTATAGATATTTTGCTACACCAAAGCGTAAATTTATTATTGCTGATACACCTGGTCATATTCAGTACACAAGAAACATGGTTACAGGTGCTTCTACAGCAAACCTTGCCTTAGTTCTTGTTGATGCTCGAAAGGGACTAGTAGAGCAAACTCACCGTCACGCTTTTATTGCTTCTCTTCTTCAAATTCCTCACTTGGTAGTTTGTGTAAACAAAATGGACCTTGTTGATTATGACGAAGAAGTCTTCAATAAAATTCAAGAAGATTTTAAAGAGTTTGGTGCTAAACTAAACTTAAAAGAAATTCGTTTTGTGCCTATTAGCGCATTAAAAGGTGATAACGTGGTAAATAGATCAGAAGCTATGCCTTGGTACCAAGGTGAAACGTTATTACATACTTTAGAAACGATTTATATCAGTAGCGACAACAACTACATTGATCCTCGTTTTGCTGTACAAACTATTATCCGCCCTCACTCAGATGAGTACCATGATTTCCGTGGTTATGCAGGTCGTGTTTCTAGTGGTGTATTTAGAGTGGGTGATGATGTTGTTGCACTTCCTTCTGGCTTTACTTCTAAAGTAAAATCAATCTTATCTTTCGATAAAGAATTAAAAGAAGCCTACCCTCCACAGTCTGTAACAATTACTTTGGAAGATGACATCGATATTTCAAGAGGTGATATGTTAGTTCGTCCTAACAATAAACCTCAAGCTACACAAGATTTAGATGTAATGCTTTGTTGGATGGATGATCAACCACCAAGGCCACGTGCAAAATATATCTTGATGCATACAACTAACGAAGCTAGATGTATAATTAAAGATATTCAGTATAAAGTAAACATCAATACATTAAGCCGTATTGAAGGTGATAAATCTTTAGCTATGAATGATATTGCTCGTGTAAAAATTAGAACTACAAAACCAATCATGTCAGACCCTTACAAGTCTAACAGAGTAACAGGTTCTATTATTCTAGTAGATGAAGCAACACATAACACTGTAGCTGCAGGTATGATTAGAAGAGAAAAGTAA
- a CDS encoding LysM peptidoglycan-binding domain-containing protein: MQFKSIYIQFLFILFLVTSSLSSYAQDEENATLTWKDSLYTVELPEGYLMPSDTLEIVEAAPYAPWFENFDDFDTTSSIPIDITDQTYDYVPNVSDSLVKERLQKMQKDIPLTYHERVRLFIDYFTVRRRDYTLSILQRKDIYFPMFERIFAEEGVPTELKYLAIIESALKPVALSRVGAKGLWQFMPRTGRAYGLKQSYQIDDRMDPEKATRAAARYLKFLYNYHGDWELAIAAYNCGPGNIRKAQRRSGKKHFWDIYKKLPRETRSYLPQYVAMAYVITYADEHNLIQDLPKYEIPAEDIFISQSVDLGKLAEQLNVCREDLVLLNPSLRFGYAPNYVKNFRIKIPEARFEYYLEHQDEILANIKYTGKGGNVGDGYYYHYVRRGESLGIIASKNRVSLSNLRAWNNIRGNTIYPGQKLKIYGNAYSPGPKTSTTSTVKKNTPTKSSGASIYHTVRSGETLGSIAKKYRVYVADIKKLNKISGSTIYKGQKLLIKEGKYKAPVTTTQSTAATTKKNSSTTGNLMYHTVRSGETLGAIAEKYNTSASKIRQWNGISGSTIYKGQKLKIYSSSTTVTASSTKTVKKTSSNSKYGPSAKTRYHTVRKGESITEIAKMYRVYVKDIKRVNKLSSSAIRAGQKLTIPPSPSSVLNEGKSTSTTVSSVGSYTVKSGDTLWSISQKLGVSVSEIKKLNGMKSNNLKVGQKLKLKS; the protein is encoded by the coding sequence ATGCAGTTCAAAAGCATTTATATTCAGTTCTTATTTATTTTATTTTTAGTGACCTCTTCTTTATCCTCTTATGCTCAAGATGAAGAAAATGCGACATTAACTTGGAAAGATAGTTTATACACAGTAGAACTTCCTGAAGGGTATTTAATGCCTTCAGATACTTTAGAAATAGTAGAAGCGGCACCCTATGCACCTTGGTTTGAAAACTTTGATGATTTTGATACAACTTCTTCAATTCCGATTGATATTACAGATCAGACATATGATTATGTGCCTAATGTATCAGATAGTTTAGTGAAGGAGAGGTTGCAGAAAATGCAAAAAGATATACCTCTTACTTATCACGAAAGAGTACGCTTATTTATCGACTATTTTACAGTAAGAAGAAGAGATTATACTTTATCAATTTTACAGAGAAAAGATATTTACTTTCCGATGTTCGAAAGAATTTTTGCGGAAGAAGGTGTTCCTACAGAACTTAAATATTTAGCAATAATTGAATCGGCTTTAAAGCCAGTAGCCTTATCGAGAGTTGGAGCAAAGGGATTATGGCAGTTTATGCCAAGAACAGGTAGAGCATATGGGTTAAAACAGAGTTATCAGATAGATGATAGAATGGACCCCGAGAAGGCAACTAGAGCAGCAGCACGTTATTTAAAGTTTCTTTATAATTACCATGGTGATTGGGAATTGGCAATTGCAGCCTATAACTGTGGACCTGGAAATATTAGAAAAGCACAAAGAAGATCTGGTAAAAAACACTTTTGGGATATCTATAAGAAACTTCCAAGAGAAACACGTTCTTATTTACCTCAATATGTAGCAATGGCTTATGTAATAACGTATGCAGATGAACACAATTTAATTCAGGATCTTCCTAAATATGAAATTCCTGCTGAAGATATATTTATTAGCCAATCTGTTGATTTAGGAAAGTTAGCAGAGCAGTTAAATGTTTGTAGAGAAGATTTAGTGCTTTTAAATCCATCTTTACGCTTTGGATATGCACCTAACTATGTTAAGAACTTTAGAATTAAAATTCCAGAGGCTCGTTTTGAATATTATTTAGAACATCAAGATGAAATTCTAGCTAATATTAAATATACTGGTAAAGGTGGAAATGTTGGTGATGGTTATTATTATCATTACGTTAGAAGAGGAGAATCTTTGGGGATAATTGCTAGTAAAAATAGAGTATCACTTTCTAATTTAAGAGCATGGAATAATATAAGAGGCAATACAATTTATCCAGGTCAAAAATTAAAAATTTATGGTAATGCTTATAGTCCTGGTCCTAAAACTAGTACAACATCAACCGTAAAGAAAAATACACCAACAAAATCTAGTGGAGCAAGTATTTATCATACAGTTAGAAGTGGAGAAACCTTAGGTTCTATAGCTAAAAAGTATAGAGTTTATGTTGCCGATATTAAGAAGTTGAATAAAATTAGTGGATCAACAATTTATAAAGGACAAAAGCTTTTAATTAAAGAAGGAAAATATAAAGCCCCTGTTACAACTACACAATCTACAGCCGCAACAACTAAGAAAAATTCATCAACCACAGGCAATTTGATGTATCACACTGTTAGAAGTGGAGAGACTTTAGGTGCAATAGCTGAGAAATATAATACGTCAGCATCAAAAATTAGGCAATGGAATGGGATTAGTGGGTCAACGATCTATAAAGGTCAAAAGTTGAAAATATATTCATCTTCTACTACTGTTACAGCATCTTCAACAAAAACAGTAAAAAAGACTTCTTCTAACTCTAAATATGGTCCATCGGCTAAAACAAGATATCATACTGTAAGAAAAGGAGAAAGTATTACAGAAATTGCTAAGATGTACAGAGTGTATGTAAAAGATATTAAAAGAGTGAATAAATTGTCTAGTTCAGCAATTCGAGCTGGACAAAAGTTAACTATTCCTCCTTCACCATCAAGTGTATTAAATGAGGGGAAAAGTACTTCTACCACAGTTTCTTCAGTAGGTTCTTATACAGTAAAAAGTGGTGATACTTTATGGAGTATATCTCAAAAGTTAGGAGTAAGTGTATCAGAAATAAAGAAGCTAAATGGTATGAAAAGCAATAATCTTAAGGTTGGGCAGAAATTAAAACTAAAATCTTAA